Proteins found in one Limnobaculum xujianqingii genomic segment:
- a CDS encoding fimbria/pilus outer membrane usher protein, whose product MIKLSKRMIINKQCTLSVIAASILLSFSSGVWAEENDSEFESAFLRKDKNGASPDIFLYKNAIAPGMKRVEVVVNDRVTDVYEVNFVPQQQGGQVVPCLNRQLLNDAGVKTELYGDWLTSLKNEETSSEVSAVCDDLEQRIPAASVFYDDAHQQLRLTLPQEAVNSQRFQMISPKEWDDGTPTLRTAYNGYFYHSRQKNSDGDGGRNINNSAFVSLNSIASFGAWRVYSFDTFNKNADQGWQSNHDRLYAERNIASLSSKISAGDIYTYTPSNIMGVIPLRGFTMGTNERMLLESQFTYAPVIRGTARTNARLIVRQRGNIIYSRTLTPGAFAIDDLYTAQMGADLDVTLEETDGSEQKFSVPYTSLPNMIRPGALRYSLSVGEYRDNQSDKPVMGALSIERGFESFTLNVSGLGSDDYQSVAVGAAWSIGNIGAFSLDMAQARYTYDRVSGQYDKETKNGTALRLLYAKQFDSTDTGLRILGYQYRSEHFLSFSEFNSRNYHRREGYDNDYEDGDSLWNKRRRSRLEVNINQGMQDYGSLYMTLSQDRYYGTSEKTTSASAGYGFMAGPASISLAYTYSKNGKGDNDNSLNLGVSIPLRWGERDRNYNSVNYNLTRNKDNRYSQSVGLSGSSQDSPLSYSLNVQRDYQEKFSESASLSYDSRLAMLNTSISHSDYSDQFSAGISGGLVLYKGGPILTPRMGDTIAIVETPGASGIGVSGSNNQTDYFGRAVVNYLSPYRYNTVSLDTTNAQSVELKESARKVVPTEGAAVLLRFATRVGRRAMVIVQGTQAIPVGLLSPQKDRMTKQALWAITDLLT is encoded by the coding sequence ATGATAAAGTTATCTAAGCGAATGATCATAAATAAACAATGTACTTTATCGGTTATTGCAGCGTCGATTTTACTGTCATTTTCTTCTGGCGTGTGGGCAGAAGAAAATGACAGTGAATTTGAGAGTGCGTTTTTGCGAAAAGACAAAAATGGTGCTTCGCCAGACATATTTCTCTACAAAAATGCCATTGCACCCGGGATGAAACGGGTAGAAGTGGTAGTCAATGATCGGGTTACCGATGTGTATGAAGTGAACTTTGTTCCTCAGCAGCAGGGAGGACAGGTGGTGCCCTGTCTGAATCGCCAGTTGTTGAATGACGCAGGTGTTAAAACCGAACTGTATGGTGACTGGCTGACTTCGCTAAAAAATGAAGAAACGTCTTCGGAAGTGTCGGCTGTTTGTGATGATCTGGAGCAGCGTATTCCGGCAGCCAGCGTATTTTATGATGATGCGCATCAGCAACTGCGGCTGACTCTGCCGCAGGAAGCGGTGAATAGTCAACGCTTTCAGATGATTTCACCTAAAGAATGGGATGACGGTACACCAACATTACGTACCGCTTATAACGGCTATTTCTACCATTCGCGCCAGAAGAACAGCGACGGTGATGGTGGCCGAAATATTAACAACAGCGCTTTTGTCAGCCTCAATAGCATTGCCAGTTTTGGTGCCTGGCGGGTCTACAGCTTTGATACCTTTAACAAGAATGCGGATCAGGGCTGGCAGAGTAACCACGACCGGTTGTATGCCGAGAGAAACATTGCTTCGCTGAGTTCTAAAATATCGGCAGGGGATATTTATACCTACACTCCCAGCAATATCATGGGTGTAATCCCTCTGCGGGGTTTCACTATGGGTACTAATGAGCGCATGTTGCTGGAGTCGCAATTTACCTATGCGCCGGTTATTCGGGGAACTGCCCGTACCAACGCCCGTCTGATTGTTCGTCAGCGGGGGAATATCATATACAGCAGAACGCTGACGCCGGGTGCATTTGCTATTGATGACCTGTACACCGCGCAGATGGGGGCCGATCTGGATGTGACGCTAGAAGAGACTGACGGTAGCGAGCAAAAGTTCAGCGTTCCCTATACTTCGCTTCCCAATATGATACGCCCCGGAGCACTACGTTATAGCCTGTCAGTCGGGGAGTACCGGGATAATCAGTCGGATAAACCCGTGATGGGAGCCCTGAGCATTGAGCGAGGATTTGAGTCATTTACTCTGAATGTTTCCGGTCTGGGATCGGATGATTACCAGTCAGTTGCTGTGGGGGCAGCCTGGAGTATTGGCAATATTGGCGCATTTTCATTGGACATGGCGCAGGCTCGCTATACCTATGATCGTGTATCCGGTCAGTATGATAAAGAGACTAAAAACGGAACTGCGCTGCGTCTGCTGTATGCCAAACAGTTTGATAGCACGGATACCGGATTACGTATTCTGGGTTATCAGTATCGTTCGGAGCATTTTCTCTCATTTTCAGAATTCAACAGTCGAAATTACCATCGCCGGGAAGGATATGACAACGACTATGAAGATGGCGATAGCCTGTGGAACAAACGACGTCGCAGCCGCCTTGAAGTCAACATTAATCAGGGAATGCAGGATTACGGCAGTCTGTACATGACGCTGAGTCAGGATCGTTACTACGGTACTTCAGAGAAAACCACCTCGGCTTCTGCCGGCTACGGATTTATGGCAGGACCGGCCAGTATCAGTCTGGCTTATACCTACAGTAAAAATGGCAAAGGGGATAACGATAACTCACTCAATCTGGGTGTCAGCATACCTCTGCGATGGGGGGAGCGGGACAGAAATTATAACTCAGTGAACTATAACCTGACCCGCAATAAGGATAACCGTTACAGCCAGTCTGTTGGCCTGTCGGGCAGTAGTCAGGATAGTCCGCTGTCCTACAGCCTGAACGTGCAGCGGGATTATCAGGAAAAATTCAGTGAGTCCGCTTCTCTGAGCTATGACTCCCGTCTGGCGATGCTGAATACCTCTATCAGCCACAGTGATTATTCGGATCAGTTTTCGGCGGGTATATCTGGCGGTTTAGTGTTGTATAAGGGCGGTCCTATTTTGACCCCGCGTATGGGAGACACTATCGCTATTGTGGAAACCCCTGGGGCATCAGGTATAGGCGTTTCAGGCAGTAATAATCAAACCGACTACTTCGGGCGGGCGGTCGTCAACTACCTGAGCCCTTACCGTTATAACACCGTCAGTCTGGACACCACTAATGCACAGTCGGTGGAGCTGAAAGAGTCAGCCAGAAAAGTAGTACCTACGGAAGGAGCCGCAGTATTACTGCGTTTTGCTACCCGGGTGGGGCGTCGGGCGATGGTTATTGTTCAGGGAACACAGGCGATTCCAGTTGGGCTATTGTCACCGCAGAAGGACAGGATGACGAAGCAGGCATTGTGGGCAATAACGGACTTGCTTACCTGA
- a CDS encoding fimbrial biogenesis chaperone translates to MMLNRLNNMKRTTFAALALGTLLLSAQTFGAVRPQLTRIVAYAADKETPIEVINESQETYLIQSWLEDLKGNENNLPLVLTPPVMKIAGKQEGKLRLVVLPAEIPQDRESVYWLSIQEIPPKAKDNENNKLVLAIRSRLKVFIRPEGLDGSKAADAVKSLQWDVEREGGEVWLKATNPTPYYISFGKLELKAGGAKGTTLESKTEMPAPMSSQRYAVPKSFKGKSVTLTYSAVNDYGGETEVLSTGVRL, encoded by the coding sequence ATGATGTTGAACAGGCTGAATAACATGAAACGCACAACGTTCGCCGCACTGGCTTTGGGAACTCTGTTGCTCTCGGCGCAGACTTTCGGTGCTGTTCGTCCACAGCTAACTCGTATTGTGGCCTATGCGGCCGATAAAGAGACACCGATTGAAGTGATTAATGAGAGTCAGGAAACCTACCTGATTCAGTCCTGGCTGGAGGATTTAAAGGGTAATGAGAATAATCTGCCGTTAGTGCTGACCCCGCCGGTAATGAAAATTGCCGGTAAGCAGGAAGGGAAATTGCGCTTAGTGGTGTTACCGGCAGAAATTCCACAGGATCGGGAATCGGTGTACTGGTTGTCGATTCAGGAAATTCCACCTAAAGCGAAAGACAATGAGAACAATAAACTGGTACTGGCTATCCGTAGTCGTTTGAAGGTGTTTATTCGCCCAGAAGGATTAGACGGCAGTAAAGCAGCCGATGCGGTGAAATCGTTACAGTGGGATGTAGAGCGAGAGGGCGGAGAGGTATGGCTGAAAGCGACCAATCCGACTCCCTATTACATCAGCTTTGGCAAGCTGGAACTGAAGGCGGGGGGTGCAAAAGGTACCACGCTGGAAAGTAAAACGGAGATGCCAGCACCGATGAGCAGTCAACGCTATGCGGTACCGAAGAGTTTTAAAGGCAAATCAGTAACGCTGACCTACAGTGCGGTGAATGATTATGGTGGGGAGACTGAGGTGTTGAGTACGGGGGTAAGATTATGA
- a CDS encoding IS1 family transposase, whose product MFNKKVLCRYCFRGNAVKKHGTAPSGYQRYLCGHCKRTFQGEYIYNAYKPPEELEKKREYLNKERLSLLKTLSNIDKPGMVN is encoded by the coding sequence ATGTTCAATAAAAAAGTACTCTGTCGATATTGCTTTAGAGGTAACGCAGTTAAAAAACATGGCACCGCACCTTCAGGCTATCAGCGCTATTTATGCGGTCATTGCAAACGAACTTTTCAGGGGGAATATATTTATAACGCTTATAAGCCACCTGAAGAATTAGAAAAAAAGAGAGAGTATCTAAATAAAGAGCGACTCTCTTTACTCAAAACCCTGTCCAATATTGATAAGCCGGGCATGGTTAATTAA
- a CDS encoding transposase — translation MLNKNQFSVRCPFCEGSNFRRYGYSKAKAQRYLCCDCNKTFQHKYIYVINRLKAAEAVPG, via the coding sequence ATGTTAAATAAAAATCAATTTTCAGTACGATGCCCGTTTTGCGAAGGGAGCAATTTCAGACGTTATGGCTATAGCAAAGCCAAAGCTCAGCGTTATTTATGCTGTGACTGCAATAAGACGTTTCAGCATAAATATATTTACGTGATTAACCGATTAAAAGCCGCAGAGGCCGTACCAGGATAA
- a CDS encoding pyridoxamine 5'-phosphate oxidase family protein: MPAYQQSIKVLESLFAKDSFFAFATSKDNVPSVRIVDAFYDDYCFYIVVSGRTQKIREIALNENVALCHEMYRFTGKAYNIGHPLQPENKLIRSKLIKVFEPWYFAHNNEDSEEMYYIKVELVKGFFHKDGTGYKVDFINKSAESMPFQFGD, from the coding sequence ATGCCAGCTTATCAGCAGAGTATTAAAGTTTTAGAATCATTATTTGCAAAAGACAGCTTTTTTGCCTTTGCCACATCAAAAGATAACGTCCCATCCGTCAGAATTGTTGATGCGTTTTATGATGACTATTGCTTTTATATTGTTGTTTCCGGAAGGACTCAAAAAATAAGAGAAATAGCGCTAAATGAAAATGTCGCGCTCTGTCATGAGATGTATCGTTTCACGGGTAAAGCTTATAATATCGGGCATCCACTGCAGCCAGAAAATAAACTAATTAGAAGCAAGCTGATTAAAGTGTTTGAGCCATGGTACTTTGCTCACAATAATGAAGACAGTGAAGAGATGTATTATATTAAAGTGGAGCTGGTAAAAGGATTTTTCCATAAAGATGGGACAGGATATAAGGTGGATTTTATCAATAAGAGTGCAGAATCAATGCCGTTTCAATTTGGTGATTGA
- a CDS encoding autotransporter outer membrane beta-barrel domain-containing protein, translating to MYKSHSTKVLFQFNAITLLFISTLGFSTESRAACKPLYNGPDGAMSSIVANSASQCTYDNSLIENNAAINSEITQVSATGVGSKINFTADSVNIINHRGNNSRGVYAYNGGEINFAGDLNIQMKGDNPVQNYGILLSSQGTVNVANNLSISGNFDNSLIYATGGTLNVGGDTLLTIGKDDMQASTGITTAPMSSTDQIRLNFNGKTEINHHPDPARSTISVMAQGDSIVSFNELKISSSGQSMDLTVSGDAAIVSRGTTTIDSDKSIILNVNAVPGSNSANGIISLGENQTTIEEQLNNRNGALVNIGSNANITSSREGATGIRITSNALTPVTNIIVKGLLDVRNGNAIAGNGVGAEHVTVDGGQIYGIINMDRGDDIITANSGVIDGEIIMGRGSDTLILNQGIDISNLKKANGHDPMFTQTDQENNQLEANGLQFTGYTSLAGNSREGTNFTNWDSIALNNGAALTMSDNLFESTETRERSLFIDATSSLIHQNTQTAATRTIYGNVENNGQMTLSNNGVAGDILTISGNYKGDGGVLLLDTVLNSDDSLTDKLVILGDAETGTTNVVVNKAGGDGALTDRGIEIITVEGLSEATFKKMDNTRIVAGQYEYELVKKDKNWYLTSEIQPITPVPEEPEPEPEPEGPTPPTTPDPEPKPEHQYRPESGSYMANQMAANTLFITRLHDRLGETQYTDMLTGEEKVTSMWMRHVGGHNRSRDSSGQLKTQSNRYIVQLGGDIAQWSSDGADRWHVGLMTGYANQHSNTRSKVSRYSSDGSVDGYSAGIYGTWYANEQDKSGSYVDSWVLYNWFDNTVKGEYLESEKYKSRGVTASIEAGYTFKLGERESDNVKYFLQPKAQLIWMNVRAKDHVENNGTRISSEGDGNIMTRLGLRAYMHGHHDIDNGKDREFEPFIEANWIHNTRNFGVTMNDVRNEIVGTKNIGEIKVGVEAQWSKQFNMWTNVGQQIGDNGYSDTQAMIGFKYLF from the coding sequence ATGTACAAAAGTCATTCTACAAAAGTATTATTTCAATTCAACGCTATTACCCTTCTGTTTATCAGCACGTTAGGATTCTCCACCGAAAGTCGGGCTGCTTGTAAACCTTTATATAATGGTCCTGATGGCGCAATGAGTAGCATTGTTGCTAACAGTGCCAGTCAATGTACCTATGACAACTCGCTGATTGAGAATAACGCTGCGATTAATTCAGAAATAACCCAAGTTTCTGCAACGGGTGTCGGCTCAAAGATAAATTTCACTGCGGATAGCGTGAATATCATCAATCATCGAGGAAATAATTCAAGAGGCGTCTATGCATATAATGGTGGAGAGATTAATTTCGCCGGCGATTTGAATATACAAATGAAAGGTGATAATCCAGTTCAAAATTACGGCATTCTATTGTCTTCTCAAGGTACGGTTAATGTCGCTAATAACTTATCCATCTCCGGTAATTTTGATAACTCACTAATTTATGCAACGGGTGGCACACTAAACGTTGGTGGAGACACTTTATTAACGATTGGTAAAGATGATATGCAGGCCTCAACGGGTATCACGACTGCACCAATGAGCTCAACAGACCAAATCAGATTAAATTTTAATGGTAAAACAGAAATTAACCACCACCCGGACCCTGCTCGCTCTACCATTTCCGTTATGGCTCAAGGAGATAGCATTGTTTCGTTCAACGAGCTGAAAATCAGCTCCAGCGGTCAAAGTATGGACCTTACGGTGAGTGGTGATGCCGCTATTGTCTCACGTGGAACCACCACCATTGATAGTGATAAGAGCATTATTCTGAATGTAAATGCCGTTCCTGGTAGCAATAGTGCCAATGGCATAATTAGCCTGGGCGAAAACCAAACTACTATTGAAGAACAACTGAATAATCGTAATGGTGCATTGGTCAATATCGGCAGTAATGCAAATATTACCTCCTCCAGAGAGGGTGCCACCGGAATACGCATAACAAGTAACGCCCTAACACCCGTGACGAATATTATCGTTAAAGGATTGCTGGACGTCAGAAATGGTAATGCAATTGCAGGTAATGGTGTGGGTGCTGAACACGTAACGGTTGATGGTGGACAAATTTACGGCATCATCAATATGGATCGCGGTGACGACATCATAACCGCCAATAGTGGTGTGATTGATGGTGAAATTATTATGGGCCGGGGTAGCGATACACTTATTCTTAATCAGGGCATTGATATTAGTAACCTGAAAAAAGCCAACGGTCATGATCCTATGTTCACCCAAACCGATCAGGAAAACAATCAGTTAGAAGCTAATGGGTTGCAATTTACAGGATATACGTCACTCGCAGGCAATAGCCGCGAAGGTACTAACTTTACCAATTGGGATAGCATAGCGTTAAATAATGGTGCCGCACTGACGATGTCAGATAACCTTTTTGAATCGACTGAAACCCGTGAACGCTCATTATTCATTGATGCTACCTCCAGCCTAATCCATCAAAATACTCAAACCGCAGCTACCCGCACGATATATGGCAATGTCGAAAACAACGGACAAATGACGTTAAGCAATAATGGTGTCGCTGGTGATATTTTGACTATAAGTGGAAACTATAAAGGGGATGGTGGCGTTTTATTATTGGACACCGTCCTGAATAGTGATGACTCCCTGACCGATAAACTGGTCATTTTAGGTGATGCTGAAACAGGTACCACCAACGTTGTAGTGAATAAAGCTGGTGGAGATGGAGCCTTAACCGACCGAGGTATTGAAATCATCACGGTTGAGGGACTTTCTGAAGCAACATTTAAAAAGATGGATAATACTCGTATTGTAGCTGGTCAATACGAATATGAATTAGTTAAAAAAGACAAAAACTGGTATCTCACCAGTGAGATACAACCAATTACACCAGTACCTGAAGAACCAGAGCCGGAGCCAGAGCCAGAAGGCCCCACTCCGCCAACTACCCCCGATCCAGAACCAAAACCGGAACATCAATATCGCCCAGAGTCTGGCAGTTATATGGCTAACCAAATGGCAGCGAACACGTTGTTCATTACCCGTCTTCACGACCGTTTAGGTGAAACACAATACACCGATATGCTGACTGGGGAAGAAAAAGTAACCAGCATGTGGATGCGTCACGTTGGCGGCCATAATCGCTCCCGTGACAGTAGTGGACAGCTGAAGACACAAAGCAATCGTTATATTGTTCAACTTGGTGGCGATATCGCCCAATGGAGCTCTGATGGTGCAGACCGTTGGCATGTAGGGTTAATGACGGGTTATGCGAATCAACACAGCAATACCCGTTCCAAAGTTTCACGCTATAGCTCTGATGGTTCTGTTGACGGTTACAGTGCTGGTATTTATGGCACATGGTATGCCAACGAGCAGGATAAAAGTGGCAGCTATGTAGATAGTTGGGTGTTGTATAACTGGTTTGATAATACCGTTAAAGGCGAATATCTTGAGTCAGAAAAATACAAATCTCGCGGCGTGACGGCGTCTATTGAAGCCGGATATACCTTTAAATTAGGCGAAAGAGAATCTGATAACGTGAAATATTTTCTGCAACCTAAAGCGCAACTGATCTGGATGAACGTTAGAGCCAAAGATCATGTTGAAAACAACGGCACTCGCATATCTTCGGAAGGTGATGGCAACATAATGACTCGCTTAGGTTTACGTGCTTATATGCATGGCCATCATGATATTGATAATGGAAAAGATCGTGAGTTTGAACCGTTTATTGAGGCTAACTGGATACATAACACCCGCAATTTTGGCGTAACGATGAACGACGTACGCAATGAAATTGTTGGAACCAAAAATATTGGCGAAATTAAAGTGGGTGTCGAAGCCCAATGGTCAAAACAATTTAATATGTGGACAAACGTTGGCCAACAAATTGGGGATAATGGCTATAGTGATACACAAGCTATGATTGGATTTAAATATCTATTTTAG
- the ychF gene encoding redox-regulated ATPase YchF — protein MGFKCGIVGLPNVGKSTLFNALTKAGIEAANFPFCTIEPNTGVVPMPDQRLDQLAEIVKPQRILPTTMEFVDIAGLVKGASKGEGLGNQFLTNIRETEAIGHVVRCFENDNIIHVSGKVDPAEDIDIINTELALSDLETCERAIHRVQKKAKGGDKDAKIELAALEKCLPHLENAGMLRALSLDSEEKAALRYLSFLTLKPTMYIANVNEDGFENNPYLDKVREIAAAEGSVVVAVCAAVESDIAELDDEERDEFMAEMGLTEPGLNRVIRAGYELLNLQTYFTAGVKEVRAWTIPVGATAPQAAGKIHTDFEKGFIRAQTIAFEDFITYKGEQGAKEAGKMRSEGKDYIVKDGDVMNFLFNV, from the coding sequence ATGGGATTTAAATGCGGCATTGTTGGATTACCTAACGTGGGTAAATCAACCCTGTTTAATGCGTTAACCAAAGCGGGTATCGAAGCGGCCAACTTTCCGTTCTGTACAATTGAGCCTAATACCGGTGTTGTACCCATGCCCGATCAGCGCCTCGATCAACTGGCTGAAATTGTTAAGCCACAGCGCATTCTGCCAACTACCATGGAATTCGTGGATATCGCTGGTCTGGTTAAAGGCGCTTCTAAAGGTGAAGGTCTGGGCAACCAATTTTTAACTAACATTCGTGAAACCGAAGCTATCGGTCATGTTGTTCGCTGTTTTGAGAACGACAATATTATTCACGTATCAGGCAAAGTAGATCCGGCGGAAGACATCGATATTATCAATACCGAGCTGGCCCTTTCCGACCTGGAAACCTGTGAACGAGCCATTCATCGCGTACAGAAAAAAGCCAAAGGTGGCGATAAAGATGCCAAAATTGAGCTGGCTGCATTAGAAAAATGTCTGCCACATTTAGAGAATGCCGGTATGTTGCGCGCTCTGAGTCTGGACAGTGAAGAAAAAGCGGCTCTGCGCTATTTAAGTTTCCTGACCTTAAAACCAACTATGTACATTGCTAACGTCAATGAAGATGGTTTTGAAAATAACCCATATCTGGATAAAGTACGCGAAATTGCCGCGGCTGAAGGTTCAGTTGTCGTTGCCGTTTGTGCTGCAGTCGAATCCGATATCGCCGAACTGGATGACGAAGAACGTGATGAGTTCATGGCTGAAATGGGCCTGACCGAACCAGGTTTAAACCGCGTAATTCGCGCCGGTTATGAATTGCTGAATCTGCAAACCTACTTCACCGCCGGGGTAAAAGAAGTTCGTGCCTGGACTATCCCTGTTGGTGCCACTGCCCCACAGGCTGCCGGTAAAATTCATACCGACTTTGAAAAAGGCTTTATCCGCGCTCAAACTATCGCGTTTGAAGATTTCATCACCTATAAAGGTGAACAAGGCGCTAAAGAAGCCGGTAAAATGCGTTCAGAAGGAAAGGATTACATCGTTAAAGATGGTGATGTGATGAATTTCTTGTTTAACGTCTGA
- a CDS encoding entericidin A/B family lipoprotein yields the protein MLVKRAIAILSLVLFCGLLSACNTTRGVGQDIEAGGEAIQRSTY from the coding sequence ATGTTAGTGAAACGTGCTATTGCCATTCTTTCATTAGTCCTTTTCTGTGGCCTGCTGTCTGCCTGCAATACCACCCGTGGTGTTGGGCAGGATATTGAAGCAGGTGGTGAAGCGATACAAAGAAGTACCTACTAG
- a CDS encoding IS1 family transposase, translating to MEVRQLVCHHCNVPGRIRRHGQARSGIQRYLCVLCKKTFQVSYIYQGHETNIAKQIKSLLAEGQSREQISRSLGVSLKNIDRHIYMLESEAI from the coding sequence ATGGAAGTGAGGCAGTTAGTTTGTCACCATTGTAATGTACCCGGCAGGATAAGACGCCATGGTCAGGCGCGTTCCGGAATTCAACGTTATCTTTGTGTTTTATGTAAGAAGACATTTCAGGTTTCCTATATTTATCAAGGTCATGAAACAAATATTGCTAAACAGATTAAATCTCTGTTGGCTGAAGGGCAAAGCCGTGAACAAATATCTCGTTCATTAGGTGTTAGCCTGAAAAATATAGATCGTCATATTTATATGCTGGAAAGTGAAGCAATATAA